The Triticum aestivum cultivar Chinese Spring chromosome 6D, IWGSC CS RefSeq v2.1, whole genome shotgun sequence genomic sequence TTTTTCCAGAGTCCATCTGCAAGTGCCTCTCTGTCGTGTTTAAGCAGACCTCCCGGAGGCCCCAAAGACCAAGTCTGTAGAACGCCCTTTTATACGAGCAATGCCACGAGACCTTCTCCACCATTGGTGCTAAGACGGAGACCCCGAGGTGGCCGCCAGCATGGAAGTGCGCTACCAATTGCTTAAGCATGGGGGCCTCGACGTCGATACGGGCTGTCCACGTATTCCGGCCCTTTACAACAAGTTCCTGCAGCGACTGTGAGTGCATTGTGAGTTTGTCCATGCCTACCAAACCAGTGGTGTTCACCGTGAGAAAGCGTAGGCAGGGGCAGCGCGGGATCAACGCGGCTAGGTCGACATGGCAGCCCGAGAGGGAGAGTCTCTTCAGTGAGAGGAACCGAGCACTAGCTCGTGGCGGGGCAAAGCGGAGGTACCCCGCATGCAGGTCAATGGAGGTGGCGCGGTCCAAGCGGGGCAGGTCCACGTCTAGACAATGGTCCTGCAGGTTCTGCAGGAGGGTGAAGCGCAGCTCCACTGGTGCGAGCCTTGCGGCGGCACGGAGCAACGAGGAGACACTCGAGGAGGTGAGCATGCCTTCTTGCCAGGGGAAGCTCAAGGGAATGTCGTCTTGCCAGGGGACGCTGAtgtcgaggaggaggcggtggaacACCCCGGGACGAGCAGCACGCTGGAGCGCGGCCTCGAGCGAGCCGAATGGGACATCATGGAGGATGACGGCGACTTTGGGGAGGTGGGTCCAGAAGCCATGCCACCGGCGGGCAAGGATGCACGTGCGCACGGCGGCGCCGGCACAGCTGAGGCGCTGCAGGACCTGGAGGAGCAGATCATCCGAGAGGGTGCTAATGAGGTCTGGTGAATCGCAGGAACCATGGCGTGGTCCATTGTCCAACTCCGACTTCTCCATGGAAAACCCCAATGCGATACCTACAACTGAATTATTTGAGAGAGATATAACTCACGGGGCAATAGTTAGTTAACTAGTTGCAATACGTTGCGATCTACTCTTATACTGCCTTGATTTGCTTCCAAAATCCATAACAGTTTGAAAGTATATTTTGTTATCCTATTCGTAGATACTTTGCCttcaaatttggtcaaattttatacCGTGTGACTTCAAACAAAATTGATAGGAAtgaatttgttttctttttctaggaAACATGAGTCTAGGGCTCTACCAAAGATAAAAGCAATTATTGTGTAGACCTACAGGAAATATGCGAACCATGAATAACATGAAAGTAAATGTTGCTTCTAGGAATATGCTAATCATGTAAGCACAGAGCTGCTAACCAGAAATAAGATCAATGTTGCCTTCCACATATGAATACTCCCGGAAGATGATGTTTGCTATTGTGCACCAATCATCACTTGGCAAGTCCTGATCTAGCAGCCTCACTGTCACACTTTTAAGCATCGGCGCACATCTAAATACCACTCTCAATAAATCAAGCTCATGATCCTCCCCTTCAAAACCTTCGATTTCAACCTTTTCAAGATTATTCAAGGAGACAATTTGGGTTTTCCAGCCCTTTGGGTCATCACAAGGGCAATTAATTAAGTGGACACGCTTCTTTCACCTAATAATGAAGATAAATGTAAATCACGTCAATGCATTATAGATGATCCCCTTAGATGTTCATTGAGAAAGTACAAGATGCATATATTCCATATATATTAGCACGGTGATAAATTACCTCCGATCTCAGTAGGACGATCTTAAGGTTTCGTATATCTGCAAGACGAAGACCATGATAATGTATGCCAAGGAGACGCAACACAAATGCGCCAACCATGTGCCCTCTTGTTGTGAGATGTAGATTCAAAGCAGAGAAGTGGGTGCCCATATATGGCTAAATATCTCTGTGGCAAAGCGGCGCTCTGCATCTAATAGAGAAAATTTTGAATCCTGCAAAAATCAATTCAGGAAGACATCGTCATGGATATGTTCAATTTGGTCGGTAGTCTGTAAATTGGGCAGGACAGGAGACATACTTTGGGAGACATGTGCACAGACAAGACCTCGACCGGAGTGAGCACCCCCGCTCCGTGTCTCTCCGGCGACTCTAA encodes the following:
- the LOC123142142 gene encoding uncharacterized protein, which gives rise to MEKSELDNGPRHGSCDSPDLISTLSDDLLLQVLQRLSCAGAAVRTCILARRWHGFWTHLPKVAVILHDVPFGSLEAALQRAARPGVFHRLLLDISVPWQDDIPLSFPWQEGMLTSSSVSSLLRAAARLAPVELRFTLLQNLQDHCLDVDLPRLDRATSIDLHAGYLRFAPPRASARFLSLKRLSLSGCHVDLAALIPRCPCLRFLTVNTTGLVGMDKLTMHSQSLQELVVKGRNTWTARIDVEAPMLKQLVAHFHAGGHLGVSVLAPMVEKVSWHCSYKRAFYRLGLWGLREVCLNTTERHLQMDSGKNTSSQHPIVHLLSLHMCVQDSFNSRNAELRFESEIHKHMFTNFSCLDLHLRTRHGFGALVLRLLGMDQIRTTIRNLKIILLRSEVKDACPINCLCDEPKDWRTQTISLADLETVEIGGIDGEDHEFDFVKVIFNCALMLKRVTLRLADGATPCVDWCSKVHNVFKAYPFVKCNIDLVSRLDAI